Proteins from a single region of Companilactobacillus farciminis KCTC 3681 = DSM 20184:
- a CDS encoding nucleoside triphosphate pyrophosphohydrolase, with the protein MKKLVRDKIPSILADDAEFEVLSNEDYRLSLRHKIVEEAKEVQNAQSRANLVEELGDLEEVIRAILTDASINYEEMDSLRQAKINQKGNFSQKFVMINNKEES; encoded by the coding sequence ATGAAGAAATTAGTTAGAGATAAAATACCGAGTATCCTCGCTGATGATGCCGAATTTGAAGTTCTTTCCAACGAAGATTACCGTCTATCTTTGCGACATAAAATCGTTGAAGAAGCTAAGGAAGTTCAGAATGCTCAATCGCGCGCTAACCTTGTTGAAGAATTAGGGGATCTTGAAGAAGTTATTCGCGCTATTTTGACTGATGCTTCAATTAATTACGAAGAAATGGATAGTCTACGCCAAGCAAAAATCAATCAAAAGGGTAATTTTTCACAAAAATTTGTTATGATAAACAACAAAGAAGAATCGTAA
- a CDS encoding DUF1304 domain-containing protein — MQILTLFIVALVALEHIGIAGLEMFAKPEVQANAFDMPVEFVKDSHAKVALANQGIYNGLFGVLMLLMILFFTGAVLRTILILMLLYIIGVAIYGAFTATRKILFLQGLPALIALILVAIFYK; from the coding sequence ATGCAAATTTTAACTTTATTTATAGTCGCATTGGTAGCCCTAGAACATATCGGGATTGCTGGACTTGAAATGTTCGCCAAACCTGAAGTTCAAGCCAATGCTTTCGATATGCCTGTCGAATTCGTTAAAGACTCACATGCCAAAGTAGCTTTAGCTAACCAAGGTATTTATAACGGCCTATTTGGCGTTTTAATGTTATTGATGATCTTATTCTTTACTGGAGCGGTTTTAAGAACCATCCTTATTTTAATGTTGCTCTACATTATCGGCGTCGCTATTTACGGTGCCTTTACAGCTACGAGAAAAATCTTATTTTTACAAGGTTTACCAGCTTTAATAGCTCTAATTTTAGTAGCTATCTTTTACAAGTAA
- a CDS encoding polysaccharide biosynthesis protein, translated as MKKDSLLKSSLWISISGILSRILSVVYIIPWNLWIGPVAVGAANALYGKVYNIYNLFLIIATAGIPSAISKEVAAHNALGRFDQSEKLFKKYTIYMSLVGIVLAFIMFFGAKYVAIVLAAGDMRVVTPIKYLSIAMLIIPALGILRGYIQGYAFISYSAFSQVIEQIARVAYMLYATYTIMILQKGSYMAAVNQSTLASFIGATLAYVFLLWIRIRVRKTVTVPDIKPSDNVKDNGPEISFNSMLRSAIPFLLVDTIMTVLQLFDQTTFTWIYELILHASQKTIDDLYAMFGFQANKLIMVLVSLAISVSASVIPALSAMITRKSGLKTVQKLMQNIVQFTFFIILPATFGMMAISRQLWTVFVFYDQSILGSKVLIVSCVEAFFYCLFMILENILQVTHHVRKSLIYLAFAYIIKMILQVPLTVSLGVYGPVTATAISFILMSYFAFRLINKQFQIVNKDLGKKLLRIFIDGLVMLVVVAVANFFIVKVISDATKVGAVIVIIICGLIGIIVYGFLAYKDGSLSILKDIRDTKIY; from the coding sequence ATGAAAAAAGATTCATTACTTAAGAGTTCTCTCTGGATTTCCATCAGTGGGATTCTTTCAAGAATACTTTCGGTCGTCTATATTATTCCTTGGAATCTTTGGATTGGCCCAGTAGCTGTTGGTGCTGCTAATGCTTTGTACGGGAAGGTTTACAATATTTATAATCTTTTCTTGATCATCGCTACAGCTGGAATTCCTTCAGCTATCTCAAAAGAAGTTGCTGCTCACAATGCTTTAGGTCGTTTTGACCAAAGTGAGAAGCTTTTCAAAAAATATACGATTTACATGTCTCTGGTCGGAATCGTCTTGGCATTCATCATGTTCTTCGGAGCTAAATACGTGGCAATTGTATTAGCTGCCGGCGATATGCGTGTTGTAACGCCGATTAAATACTTGAGTATTGCAATGCTGATTATTCCAGCTTTAGGTATCTTACGTGGTTATATTCAAGGATATGCCTTCATTTCCTACTCCGCTTTTTCACAAGTTATTGAACAAATTGCTCGTGTGGCTTACATGCTTTATGCAACTTATACAATTATGATCTTGCAAAAAGGTAGCTACATGGCAGCTGTTAACCAATCAACTTTAGCTTCATTTATTGGAGCAACTTTAGCATATGTATTCCTCTTGTGGATTCGTATTCGAGTTAGAAAGACTGTGACTGTTCCTGATATCAAACCAAGCGACAACGTAAAAGACAACGGTCCTGAAATTAGCTTTAATTCAATGTTACGTTCGGCTATTCCGTTCTTATTAGTCGACACGATCATGACAGTCTTGCAATTGTTCGACCAAACGACCTTCACTTGGATCTACGAATTGATCTTACACGCTAGTCAAAAGACGATTGATGACTTGTATGCGATGTTCGGATTCCAAGCTAACAAGTTGATCATGGTCTTAGTTTCCTTAGCAATTTCGGTTTCAGCTTCCGTTATACCAGCGTTATCCGCTATGATTACTCGTAAGAGCGGCTTGAAAACTGTCCAAAAACTAATGCAAAATATCGTTCAATTCACGTTCTTCATTATTTTGCCAGCTACTTTTGGAATGATGGCTATTAGTCGTCAATTATGGACCGTTTTCGTCTTCTACGACCAAAGCATCCTCGGTTCTAAAGTCTTGATTGTCTCTTGTGTTGAAGCTTTCTTCTATTGTTTATTCATGATTTTGGAAAACATTCTTCAAGTTACGCATCACGTTAGAAAATCACTAATTTACTTGGCATTTGCCTACATTATCAAAATGATTTTACAAGTTCCACTGACAGTTAGTTTAGGAGTTTACGGACCAGTTACCGCTACTGCAATCTCCTTTATCCTGATGTCATATTTTGCTTTCAGGTTGATCAACAAGCAGTTCCAAATCGTCAATAAAGACTTAGGTAAGAAATTATTGCGAATCTTTATCGATGGACTTGTGATGCTAGTAGTCGTTGCCGTCGCTAACTTCTTTATCGTCAAAGTAATTTCTGACGCTACTAAAGTTGGTGCCGTTATCGTTATCATCATCTGTGGTCTGATTGGGATAATAGTTTACGGATTCTTAGCTTATAAAGATGGATCATTGAGTATTCTAAAAGATATTCGTGATACTAAGATTTACTAA
- the scrK gene encoding fructokinase ScrK: protein MLVGSIEAGGTKFVCAVGDEDYRIKDSIHFPTTTPEETLRKTIDYFKQFDIEALGIASFGPIEQRKNSPKYGYITSTPKPGWKDTDFVGALKKELNVPMFWTTDVNGSAYGEYVMSTLANEKIDSLVYYTIGTGVGAGAIADGKFIGNVGHPEMGHTFLKRHPDDLDFKGICPFHGDCLEGLVAGPTFDARLGKPGKDVPLTDHVWDIMAYYVAQAAIQATLILRPDKIVFGGGVVSETFLDKVRVQFKELLNDYVEVPELDKYITMPVVKNNGSATLGDFALAIRELQD from the coding sequence TTGCTAGTAGGAAGTATTGAAGCAGGTGGAACAAAATTTGTTTGTGCTGTTGGTGACGAAGACTACCGTATCAAGGATAGTATCCATTTTCCAACAACAACACCCGAGGAAACATTAAGAAAAACAATCGATTATTTCAAACAATTCGATATCGAAGCTCTCGGTATTGCTTCATTTGGACCAATCGAACAACGTAAGAATTCACCAAAATATGGTTACATCACTTCAACACCTAAGCCAGGTTGGAAAGACACTGACTTTGTTGGTGCTTTGAAGAAGGAATTAAACGTACCAATGTTTTGGACAACTGACGTTAACGGTTCTGCTTACGGCGAATACGTAATGTCAACTTTAGCTAACGAAAAAATCGATTCATTGGTTTACTACACAATCGGTACTGGTGTGGGAGCTGGTGCAATTGCGGATGGTAAATTCATCGGTAACGTTGGCCACCCTGAAATGGGACACACTTTCTTGAAACGTCACCCTGATGACTTAGATTTCAAAGGAATTTGCCCATTCCACGGTGATTGTCTTGAAGGTTTAGTAGCCGGACCTACATTTGATGCCCGTTTAGGTAAACCTGGTAAGGACGTTCCATTGACTGACCATGTTTGGGATATCATGGCCTATTACGTTGCTCAAGCTGCTATCCAAGCTACCTTGATTCTTCGTCCTGACAAGATCGTCTTCGGTGGCGGTGTTGTTAGTGAAACATTCTTAGATAAAGTTCGTGTTCAATTTAAGGAATTACTCAATGACTATGTTGAAGTTCCAGAATTAGACAAATACATCACAATGCCCGTAGTTAAGAACAACGGTTCAGCTACACTAGGTGATTTCGCCTTGGCTATTCGTGAATTACAAGACTAA
- a CDS encoding GtrA family protein, with protein sequence MIKELWSKYKDAIPYLFFGVLTTVVNYVAFALLWRVLNMNSQIANAIAYVISVLFAYVTNKLWVFNSHTKTWKAFFQEMGSFFLFRGGSWVFDQGTMFIGMVLLHGNGFIVKIIANVVVVLLNYIFSKFIIFRKRN encoded by the coding sequence ATGATAAAAGAATTGTGGAGTAAATATAAAGATGCGATTCCCTATTTATTTTTCGGAGTCTTAACAACTGTAGTAAATTACGTGGCCTTTGCCTTGTTGTGGCGCGTTTTGAATATGAATTCTCAAATTGCGAACGCGATTGCGTATGTGATTTCAGTTCTATTTGCTTACGTCACGAATAAGTTGTGGGTCTTTAATTCTCATACCAAGACTTGGAAAGCTTTCTTCCAAGAAATGGGATCTTTCTTCTTATTCAGAGGTGGATCTTGGGTGTTTGACCAAGGAACGATGTTTATTGGAATGGTTTTATTGCACGGCAATGGATTTATCGTAAAAATTATCGCCAATGTCGTGGTTGTTTTACTGAACTATATTTTTAGCAAGTTTATTATTTTTAGAAAAAGAAATTAA
- a CDS encoding metal ABC transporter permease, with protein sequence MFEYEFMREAFIASTFIAITAGLVGVFVVSRNMSFLSHTLSEIGFAGASFGILVGISPLAGMILFTLVSSIAVGSLSSESSRREASISAISSLFIGLGILFLSLSSESSSYATNILFGSIVGISSKEVQQLMILALFVIFVFIIFYKPLAFDSFDHIGARAAGLKTRLLSIAFLVTLALSVSIGAQIVGSLLVFVLLTLPGATAKYVVHTVPKLIMVSVGLSLIGVWLGLYLAFITNWPVTFFISGFEVIAYFLGLSYKNWKLNH encoded by the coding sequence ATGTTTGAATATGAATTTATGCGCGAAGCCTTTATTGCTAGTACTTTTATCGCTATAACGGCTGGATTAGTCGGAGTCTTCGTCGTATCGAGAAATATGTCATTTCTGTCGCATACCTTGTCAGAAATTGGCTTTGCGGGAGCTTCATTTGGAATTCTCGTTGGTATTTCACCATTAGCGGGAATGATTTTGTTCACCTTAGTCAGTTCGATTGCTGTCGGTAGTTTGAGTAGCGAATCTTCCAGACGTGAAGCATCGATCAGTGCGATTTCGTCATTGTTTATTGGTTTAGGAATTCTGTTTTTATCGTTATCATCAGAATCAAGTAGTTACGCGACGAATATCTTGTTTGGTAGTATCGTCGGAATCAGTTCCAAAGAAGTTCAACAATTGATGATTTTGGCATTATTTGTCATTTTTGTCTTTATTATTTTCTATAAACCGCTCGCTTTTGATTCATTTGACCATATTGGGGCTCGTGCCGCTGGTTTGAAGACTAGGTTACTCTCGATAGCCTTTTTAGTAACTTTGGCTCTCAGCGTCAGTATCGGTGCTCAAATCGTTGGGTCACTGCTGGTCTTTGTTTTATTGACTTTGCCAGGAGCAACGGCCAAATATGTCGTTCATACGGTGCCTAAGTTGATCATGGTTTCAGTTGGCTTGTCATTAATAGGAGTTTGGTTAGGGTTATATCTAGCTTTCATAACCAATTGGCCAGTGACATTCTTTATTTCTGGCTTTGAAGTAATTGCTTATTTCTTAGGACTAAGTTACAAAAATTGGAAATTAAACCATTAA
- a CDS encoding metal ABC transporter ATP-binding protein — translation MIEAKNLTKRFGKQLVFKDVNFTINDGDFISLIGPNGSGKTTLVRIMMGLEKKTSGELKMNHKRIGYVPQFRNIDLDYPLNIEQFVRLNLKFTLSPKRRKADNELIKTILTKTKLTQLKDRPLGLASGGEKQKAYLAQALLNDPKILILDESTASLDVEVKMQLMDLVAELNQKYNLTVIFITHDYELTKKYTTRALFFEDKTLKEVKVSDVSEDMFEMGS, via the coding sequence GTGATTGAAGCAAAGAATTTAACCAAGCGTTTTGGTAAGCAACTAGTTTTTAAGGACGTCAATTTTACGATTAATGATGGCGACTTTATTAGTTTGATTGGTCCTAATGGTTCGGGTAAGACGACTCTAGTTAGAATCATGATGGGACTTGAGAAGAAGACTAGTGGCGAGTTGAAAATGAATCACAAAAGAATCGGTTATGTGCCTCAATTCAGAAATATCGATTTAGATTATCCTTTGAATATTGAACAATTTGTTCGTTTGAATTTGAAGTTCACTCTCAGCCCGAAACGTCGTAAAGCTGACAATGAACTGATTAAAACAATCTTAACGAAGACTAAGTTGACACAATTGAAAGATCGTCCTTTAGGATTGGCTTCTGGTGGTGAAAAGCAAAAGGCCTATTTGGCACAAGCTTTGTTGAATGACCCGAAAATTCTGATTTTGGACGAATCGACAGCCAGCCTAGATGTTGAAGTGAAGATGCAACTGATGGATCTGGTCGCTGAATTGAATCAAAAGTATAACTTGACGGTTATCTTCATTACGCACGACTATGAATTAACAAAGAAATATACGACTAGGGCGTTATTCTTTGAAGATAAGACGCTTAAAGAAGTTAAAGTCAGCGATGTTTCTGAAGATATGTTCGAGATGGGGAGTTAA
- a CDS encoding metal ABC transporter solute-binding protein, Zn/Mn family produces the protein MRKRNVLLLVLFSLLIFVGGCGHKTASDKKIITTTVNTYTEPLKSVVGDKYHVESIIKSVNVDPHSFSPSSNDAKQVADSRLIVASGLGYDDWVEKIVTANSQDKNLIDFSRDVLHKQNGDNEHVWFGVKNVQKLSQAVAQHMSQVDPKNKAYYQANFKKYKLKLNGLVEREAKLKQQTAGKKAYVTEPLPYYLLKDLGVSIANPHFAKAIEEDTDPSIEDIKKMEDGLRHHKVSFLVVNKQVTSGIITKMTNLAKKNKVPIIYFTETLPSDLGYYEWMNGNLSQIERIVKR, from the coding sequence ATGCGAAAAAGAAATGTACTATTATTAGTTTTGTTTTCGCTACTAATATTTGTAGGTGGATGTGGTCATAAAACTGCATCGGATAAAAAAATTATTACGACGACTGTTAATACATATACAGAACCATTGAAGAGTGTTGTCGGGGATAAATATCATGTGGAATCGATTATTAAGTCGGTCAACGTTGATCCACATAGTTTTTCGCCATCTAGCAATGACGCTAAGCAAGTCGCTGATTCACGGTTAATCGTTGCCAGTGGATTAGGCTATGATGATTGGGTTGAAAAAATCGTTACGGCTAATAGTCAGGATAAAAACCTGATTGATTTCTCTCGAGATGTTTTGCATAAGCAAAATGGTGACAATGAACACGTCTGGTTCGGAGTTAAGAATGTGCAGAAACTTAGTCAGGCAGTGGCTCAACATATGAGTCAGGTCGACCCTAAGAATAAAGCCTACTATCAAGCTAACTTTAAGAAATATAAATTAAAATTAAATGGCTTAGTCGAAAGAGAAGCAAAACTAAAACAACAGACTGCTGGTAAAAAAGCCTATGTGACAGAACCATTGCCATATTACTTGTTGAAGGATTTGGGAGTAAGTATCGCCAATCCTCATTTTGCTAAAGCAATCGAAGAAGATACTGATCCATCGATTGAGGATATCAAGAAAATGGAAGATGGCCTGAGACACCATAAAGTGAGTTTTTTAGTTGTAAATAAACAAGTCACTAGTGGTATTATCACTAAAATGACTAATTTGGCTAAAAAAAATAAAGTTCCGATTATTTATTTCACCGAAACTTTACCAAGTGATTTAGGATATTATGAGTGGATGAATGGCAATCTGTCTCAAATCGAAAGGATAGTGAAGAGATAA
- a CDS encoding IS3 family transposase has product MNKQHRHAYQAIKEVCQSHHGWETILLEYIGVSRQAYHKSINRKETVWEKQDRTLKKHVKRIYEEHNGSVGAGKILTHLIHENKLGFKLSLKRVRRVMNELNLVCKVRKKKINRKEKEEKYIQDNILDQNFKVTKPNEVWLTDSTQIEYGPNKRYKVRLSGILDLYGRFLLGYIITPTETAEAEMTMFEEVFKNEGDVHPMVHTDRGSAYVANSFNKLLAQHKVSRSMSRPGTPYDNSPMERWWNDFKLRWMDLHPTPATLEELKNLVKEGIDYFNNQDRSDKINGFTPAEYRNKAI; this is encoded by the coding sequence GTGAACAAACAGCATAGGCATGCTTACCAAGCGATAAAGGAAGTATGTCAAAGCCATCATGGATGGGAAACTATCCTATTAGAGTACATAGGTGTCAGTCGACAAGCCTATCACAAAAGCATTAATCGTAAAGAAACTGTCTGGGAAAAACAAGACAGAACTCTAAAAAAACATGTTAAGAGAATATATGAAGAACACAATGGAAGTGTTGGAGCAGGTAAAATACTTACTCATCTTATACACGAAAATAAACTAGGATTTAAATTATCATTAAAACGAGTAAGAAGAGTAATGAATGAATTGAATCTTGTTTGTAAAGTACGGAAGAAAAAGATAAATAGAAAAGAAAAAGAAGAAAAATATATTCAAGATAATATCTTAGATCAAAATTTTAAAGTTACTAAGCCAAATGAAGTTTGGCTAACAGATTCAACACAAATAGAATATGGACCAAATAAAAGATACAAAGTACGACTAAGTGGAATATTGGATCTTTATGGACGTTTTCTATTGGGATACATAATAACACCCACTGAGACGGCAGAAGCTGAAATGACCATGTTTGAAGAAGTATTTAAAAATGAAGGAGACGTGCACCCTATGGTCCATACGGACCGAGGGTCAGCTTATGTAGCTAACAGTTTTAATAAATTACTAGCACAACATAAAGTTTCTAGAAGTATGTCCAGACCAGGGACTCCTTATGATAATTCACCAATGGAACGCTGGTGGAACGATTTTAAATTACGTTGGATGGATCTTCATCCTACACCAGCTACGCTGGAAGAGTTGAAGAATCTAGTTAAAGAAGGAATAGATTACTTTAACAATCAAGATAGATCAGACAAAATAAATGGCTTTACTCCAGCGGAATACCGGAATAAAGCCATTTAA
- a CDS encoding helix-turn-helix domain-containing protein, translating into MKIRRDFFMKKYESEFKIKIIKDYLKVKSEIIFIEYCRSIGVNPITARGWLTLFQAYGEKGLIPQVPKKYSYETKIQAVSAYLNGEGTLKEVSIKFKLRSSKQLRYWIIQYNNDKNLIKATPVRKKVVTMSKKTTLEERIEVVEYVTLQKHSYSEASEHFQVSYQQVRNWVLIVKKQGYSALADKRGRRGYVKEKSLTEVDKLKLENRQLKAELNKRNAIEAFEKKFEEIQRGE; encoded by the coding sequence ATGAAAATCAGAAGGGATTTTTTTATGAAGAAGTACGAATCAGAGTTCAAGATAAAAATAATTAAAGACTATTTGAAAGTAAAGTCAGAAATAATATTTATAGAATATTGCAGATCAATCGGAGTTAATCCTATTACTGCTAGAGGTTGGCTTACCTTATTTCAAGCATACGGTGAAAAGGGATTAATCCCTCAAGTTCCCAAGAAATATAGTTATGAGACTAAGATTCAAGCTGTCAGTGCTTATCTTAATGGCGAAGGGACTCTTAAAGAAGTATCTATAAAGTTTAAACTACGTTCTTCTAAACAATTGAGATATTGGATAATACAGTATAATAATGACAAGAATCTAATCAAGGCTACGCCTGTTAGAAAGAAGGTCGTTACAATGTCGAAGAAAACCACTCTTGAAGAAAGAATTGAAGTAGTTGAATACGTAACTCTTCAAAAACATTCATACTCTGAAGCTTCGGAACATTTTCAAGTTTCCTATCAACAAGTACGCAATTGGGTATTAATCGTGAAGAAACAAGGATACTCTGCCCTCGCTGATAAGCGAGGACGCAGAGGTTACGTCAAAGAAAAGAGTTTAACAGAAGTTGATAAATTAAAACTAGAAAATAGACAATTAAAGGCTGAATTAAATAAACGTAACGCTATAGAGGCTTTTGAAAAAAAATTCGAAGAAATCCAGCGTGGGGAGTGA
- a CDS encoding aspartate/glutamate racemase family protein, producing MKKFFTVIGGMGSLATESYVHLLNEKTPTKKDQDYLDYILVNHSTVPDRTAHILDHSKPSFLPPLAEDIKQQSLLKPEFMVIICNTAHYYYKELQAVTDIPIIHMPHMAISVMKKKYPQAKRIGLIATKGTIADHVYENEIKDAGFEYSLGDQAVQDEVESLIYDDIKVKGEVDAPKFHKILKTMHDKFNCDVIVLGCTELSLAQEKAPDHPYKVIDGQEVIVDKSIEFGEKIRRGEKIDFDKIY from the coding sequence ATGAAAAAATTCTTTACAGTAATCGGTGGTATGGGTAGTTTAGCCACTGAAAGTTATGTGCACTTGTTGAATGAAAAAACGCCGACTAAAAAAGATCAAGATTACTTAGATTATATTTTAGTCAACCATTCAACCGTTCCTGATCGAACAGCACATATCCTTGATCACAGTAAACCTAGCTTTTTGCCCCCACTAGCTGAAGACATTAAGCAACAAAGTTTGTTAAAGCCTGAATTCATGGTAATTATTTGTAATACTGCTCATTATTACTATAAAGAATTGCAAGCCGTCACTGATATTCCGATTATTCATATGCCACATATGGCTATCAGCGTAATGAAGAAAAAGTATCCTCAAGCTAAGCGAATCGGTTTGATTGCTACTAAAGGTACGATTGCCGATCACGTTTACGAAAATGAGATCAAAGATGCTGGCTTTGAATACAGTTTGGGAGACCAAGCCGTTCAAGACGAAGTTGAAAGTCTGATTTACGATGATATTAAGGTCAAAGGTGAAGTCGATGCGCCTAAATTCCATAAGATTTTAAAAACAATGCACGATAAATTCAATTGTGACGTTATAGTTTTGGGCTGTACTGAATTGTCATTAGCTCAAGAAAAAGCTCCAGATCATCCTTATAAAGTCATAGATGGTCAAGAAGTAATCGTCGATAAATCAATTGAATTCGGTGAAAAAATCCGTCGTGGTGAAAAAATCGATTTTGATAAGATTTATTAA